In Ptiloglossa arizonensis isolate GNS036 chromosome 6, iyPtiAriz1_principal, whole genome shotgun sequence, the DNA window TTATCTAAAAGATGATCTTTAGAATCTAGAAGATACTTGGGACCATCTCCAACTCGAGTATAAATCGTATATTTGAAACACCCTGGAGCATGTTTTTGTACGTTTATTTTACTTAAGAGGTCCTAAAAAAGATTAAGTAGTTATCTGTATTAATATATTCTACataaaataaaactttataTAGACAGAATAATATTTACTTGTGAAGGCTTAATCACTTCAATAGGTAATCCTTTTCTATATTCTACTAAATTATCTTGTAATGGTGGGAAAAAGTAATCCAGTATCCCCATAATCTCTGGCACATTATTTTCTAAAAGATACAAAGTCGTGTTTGGTCCTGCATCATATGTATATGCAACCTAAAAAAACAACTCCAGATTTATTAGAATTTTAACATCTATCAATTCTGAAACTTAAGGACACAAGATGTTAGTATTTTTAATACCTTAGTATCGTTAACTGCATTATTATAGGAATGAATAAGATCAACAACTGCATGTGAAATGTCATTCATGTAGGTACACGGTGGATATGTATCTAAAACTACTGCATGCATTTGATTAGAATCCTTCATTGTTAATTCAGCAAATGTTTTAAAATCTCTTTTAATTATTGCTTCCTGCATTTTATTTGTCATTTCAGGAACAATATGTTTTACTCTATGTTTCAATAACTCAGATGTTTTCATACTTCTTCTCATTCCAATTGCactagaaactttttttttcaagtcaTTTACCTATAGAAAAATGCATTGTTGTAAGACTATTTACTGTAATTGATGTAAAAGCAGTTAACAAACAATACATACAACTAATATTAAAATTCTCATTTCTGGCCAATAAGAAGCAGGAACTATTTGCTTTGCTATACTATCGATCCCATTGGGTTCAGAACCCATGTGCCACCTTACAAAGCCTCCCAGGACACTACGACATGCTGATCCAGATCCAATACGAGCAATTGAACTAATATCACCCTAGAATATAATAATAGATGGTTGAAGACAGAAATAAAGAGTGTACTTAATATTATGCTCTATGTAATAAGAAATTCTGTTAAAAATACCTCTACTTCATATAGCTTAGCAAGAGCTACTACAAGACAAGCGTAACCTGCTGCACTAGAAGCTAATCCAGCTGCAGTTGGAAAATTGTTCTCTGAGCAAATGTGAATTTTCCATTGTCTTGAAAGATCAGAACGTGCTGCTCGTTTTCTAACTAAAATAGTATACTACATTATTTATGtaacttttcgaaaattctgtaCTTCTGCATATAATTACATACTTTCTGCCAAACAATTTTGCAATCTAGGGCTTCTGATATCTTCTTTACTGAAAAATTATATTGCATTTGATTGTAACTTATCTCTGACATACATAAACTCTTAGAACTTACTTTCCATTTAACCACATACAATCTTCTTTGAAGTGTGGACTAATCATGACAGTGGTCTTTGCACATAActaaaaattaaaacattttcaAGTAAAGTGTATAATATTtgcttataattttattaaacacaattatatatttacctGATCAGTATCTAAGGTGGCACTGATAGAATCATTTGCTGGTAATATTAATGTTTCATCTCTTTTACCCCCTGTAAATAAATCGCGAATATCTATTTGAATTCAAATTATTATGTAAGGTCAAATGTCCAAAGATACTTATAAtacttttaaatgtattttttttcaaatgcaaATTACTTGGTAGACATCCTCGCTTCTCGACAAAGTTtcaaaacgaacgaaacactcgttaacgaacaaaaatgtaacatttattcgaaaatataatttgaaatacCAAAATGGCGCGCATTTAAATAATAAGGAATTgaaagtacaatttttattgcaGTATCTAATTTCTTCGGattgaataaatattctcacacaaattataatttattatgttaATTTTATAGGTGACATTAATTACATTTTGAACCAAATTGAATATCGTGTAACaatttgtttaataaaaattacaataattatcacaatcgaattataataattaaaaaaatataaaaaaaagatacgTACAATATTTGATAACGGCGATATTCACAGGTGCTATGCAGGTAACGGTATTCATATCTTAAACTTTCAATCATCGACCACTCTGAGAGATAAGCGCTAAGTAACACAGTTTTAACTCGCGCGTTGTTTTTATATTCGGTGCAGCATGAACTATTCGTGAGCTAGACTGGAACTTGCATACCGTAGTGCttgtttcgattcatttttatattttactagtTTCGTTCCTATAGGATCGATTGCTTCAACATCGATAGAAATCTTTTGATTTATCGAAAGTTTTATTAATCGTTTCAAAATTCGTCAGGATTTATCGATTCACTAAAAATCCTATTGTTCACCTGAAAATGACCAGGGGTTTAgcaattcgtttaaaatattagtggtttaaaaattaacgaaaacctGAACAACAGGTCCGGTTAATAGCTCAGAAATGAACATGAACGttaatcgagaaattattttgaaattcagGTTGAGTACCCCCGAAAAACGATTCGCTCGTACCGATGATTTCGACGACACACCTGTCCATTGTTCCGATAGATGTCGGTTCATCAGCGACACATTCCCGCTTCGTGCTCGAAGGATACACACATACCAGCCGGTTTTCAGTATGATGCCGGTTCTGTCGACGGTGGGGGTGATTTGCACGGGACCCCGGAGGGCTGTACGTACCACGATCGTGCACGGCGTGCACGGTGCTTCTCTGAAGCGCGCGCTCCTTCCTCGCGATCGCACGGCCGGaacaacggagaacgaaacggacgaaAAAACGATGTAAGCGTCGCGCAGCAGCCTTCGAGCCTCCGAAATCGTAGAATAGAGAAAAAAAGATCCATAGGACGGTCGGAGGAGCATGGTGTGCTCGTGGTGTCGCGGTCGTTCGACGTTATTAAAAGACGGTACGAAGGTAGTGGTGCGATTCGAACGCTAGTGGCCGCATCCCTTCCTCGTTATCTCGCGCGTGCTTGCGTCGCGGACCCGTGCACTGCGTTCCCTTTCTCCCAGTTAATACACGCTGGTGTGTCGCTCGACGAGACCTGCGTGTTCTCCTCGTGTTCGCGCGTGAAAAGAACAGACGCGCGAACGGGCGAATTAGCGCGAATAGAAAGAGGAGTTAAGACAAAAACGAAAGAGGCCGATAAGGCCGGTGGCACGTATACGTACGATGATCAAGTGGTCGCGTTGCGTCGAGTAAGTTCGCGACGTAAAGGTGTCTCCCGTGGGACGTCTGGTGGGTTACGGTGACCGAGTCACTCTGTCATCTGTTTCCAAGAAGAGAGAGAGGTCGGACGGTCTGTGTGTTGGAGAGTGTATATAATCCGCGCCATGGGGCGTCAGTGTGGTTGGTCCTTCACCAACGGCGGAACCTGAATGTGTGCATATTTCTCCTGGCTGACTGGCCTGCCTACCACCGTTAAGCTGCATTCACAAAGGGAGCCGATTTTCGGGCAAGGACCGTGTCTCGGTCGTTCTTGTCAGGAACACGAATCGAACCGGTTAATGAGGACCGTCCAGGTTCGATCGTCCAATCGGCTAGCAGGTAAGACCACTCTCTACAAAGTATCGAGATTTGATATTCGCCAGACGTTAAACACCCGATCGTCGAACTTTATACGTCTTCTCGAAATGTATAGTGCAACCCGCGGTGATGGATTTTCTgccaagaaaataaattaatagcgCGGAATGGGATTTTACGCACGAactttcgttctcgagaaaatttaatttcgaagtatattttttttcacagAGAAAATAACGTCAAccttttataattaaaagaacAACTTGTTCGAGCATTCGAAGAATTATCGCCTCACAACCTACGTAAAAGACGTTAACTTGTAGCTTTGTATACTATGCATATAAACACGATAGACTCGCAGAGTTCCGTGCAGTCCAGATTCAATCGAGCGCACGATATACATCTTCAAACTTGATTTCCGTCAAAATGTAGTCACGTGTAGGCAaactttattttacattttcgatttattttcacgcAAGGATTGTTCCACTTGATATTACACTACCTATTCTAAGATGTTCtgtaatttaaatttcgttttGTTTCCCACGCAACTCGTTAACTGccgtcttctttttttttgcaaactCACGAGTACTACTTTTGCCAGGAATAGTTTCCTGCCTGATCAATTGTTCATTGTTGCAGCATCCTTCGTTTCCTTCGCGCTAGTTTTAATAGGCAAACTGTTTTCAAACGCTATGATCGTTTTCGCTGAATAATTTAGACCGGCACGAGAGAGTCTCCACTTTTACATTTCATAGGTGGCGAAACACTTGAAtttcgtgtataaatatttcccgCTCATTCTTCCGTACGCGACTGTTCTCGGTCGTTTTGTTTTCGGCTTTCGTTTCTACGGTTCGCTGCCGTAAGGGGCGCGCTGTAAATCGTGAAAAACCAATGGATTTTGCACTGAAATTAACGACTCGCGCGAAAGTAGCGGGATATATGCTCACGGCCCGTAAAACGCACGTTCGATAGCACGTGGGGTGCTAAATGAGGTCCTTCACTTTGACTCAGTTTCCGACGAGTCTCCTTCGCGTCGTCCAGCCATATTTATAAACAGCGAACTAACTTGGCTcgcgtgaaatatttataaaattcttgaattctttggaaaaataattctccgtttcgtatTTGCAACATTCTTCGTACATTGACCGATAAATTTAAAGTCACCGTATCTTCGTCAAGTCGAAGCAAATTTTCGGTGGCGCTGTCgtcgaaaattaaaatgttcTTAATCTTCGTCTAATCCCCTAATATCTATAGTTTCCATGGTTACGATTACCTAttcaattgtcattttaaatttACACAGCGTTGCATTTGAATTCTTCGGTTATTCCGCAGTATTATTTAATCGTCACTTGTTGCATCATAACACTTTCCAAAGTTAGAAACAAAACTTTGCTCAGGCATGAAACTACAACCGTTGAATAACAAATTGAACTCCAGGCTCACGGTATGATACAAACCAATAGTATTTATTCAAAACTCGTCGAAATATACATCTgtgttaaaaatgaaatttaaaataacatcGTACGCGAGTAAAAGGGTTGAGTaaggattaaaattttaaaagcaATCGGAGGTTATGTTCGAACCTGTAAACGTTTGTGGATTTACGTTGCGTTCGGATCCACGGTACAGTGTACAACATTTTTACGGTATCTGCGCAACAAATTCTCCGTTGATAACGAGACGCGTGGAATTAATGCAAACTCAACGCCGGTAATGCGGTCTCGCGCGAAGAGTCGCGGCCATTTTGAAAATCTAATCCTAAACATGGTGAATCTGATTGTCCACGTAAGAAAAAGGTCGGGATTATACGGGAGATCGTGTTAAAGCACGTTTCCTTCACGGATTCTATTCACGATGGACGATGCATTACAAACGGATCAGACGGACGTACAAATGAGTATGCGGCGCGCGTTTACCGTTCTATACTTATTGCTGCGATAGCTAGACGCGGTTGTAGGTACAAGAACGCCTCTCTTTGTTCGATCCACGGACGGCCGTGTGAATGCCACTTAATTCAGGTGTGCCCGCACAAAGATGCAACCTCCGGCGGTACTTGAACTCTCGCGTCCCGACGCGGCCGCGCGTGCGTCCCTTTAACAATTAACTTTTTTCAAGATCTTTCGCGTATAATTTCTAACGCGaacgcattttttttttctatctatctatcgcGGGAGCGTATCGAACTTGCACATTTAACCGTGCGGTTCGCGTTAACCTTTTCATGGCCAACGTGTCCGATTAATCGCGcacaaaatacaattaaaaataaatcgatttatttttccttaCACATTGTACATGTATTtattgacaaatatttttccaacaatATACGGCAATTTCTGGTTCGGTGAAACTCCTgtaaatttgatcaattttataaattttgggTACGATTTAAtacttttcgcgattgttaatattccattgttatcgttgtttttctttacagattgtatatatttatcgacaaatatttttctaacagTATACGGTAATTTTTAGTTCGGTGAAACTCTTgtaaatttgatcaattttataaattttgagtACGAATTAATACTTTTCATGATTGTTAACATTCCATTGTTATCGTTATTGTTATCGTGTCCGTATTTGACCCGGTGCACGGGGTTACATTAaatcttgtattatttttatattacgttTCGTATTAATGTAAATCactgataataaatatttcaagacgATTCGACGCGcaattatcaatgttttattGCCGCGCACACGACTCTTTGATTATTAACTGTTCAAGAAATTTCACTTTATAATTTTGAACATTTAATACCGTGCCCCCGTGATTATATACCGAGCCTTTTTTTTCCCATGATCGCTTTTCTCCCGCATAAAATAGTATCTGATTAACAATAAACCGAGCGGCAATAACAATGTTTTATGCTGAACGTGGAGTTTCCTAACAATTATTTACgagcgataaaaaatattttacggcATTAGAGGCTTGTTACGATGCCGTGGAACAGTGCGGGTATTcaatgtaaattatattttcttctcaaaTTAATTCAGACTGCTTGACGTGGAATAGGAAGGGCAAATGAAACGAGCCAGGCGGTTTATGCGTGTAAACGTAGTCAGTGCATCGATAACCATCCAGTAGTTCCTTTTAGGAAATAGCTCGGTCatatttttccacgaaataTGACTTTCTATTCGCAGATAGTGCCAGAAACTGTTACGAACCTTTTTCTTCGTATTTGTAATTTCGCGGAGATCGCGTACCGTTAAAACGGATGTAATAAAACTGCTTCCTATTCCGTCAGCGTTTATCTTTCCACGTTACCTGTAATTGACAAAGCGGTGTcatttaccttttttttttttttcgtggaacAGCGGTAAACTCGTTGGAAAAGTAGGATCGACGAAAGTTTGACAGTAAATGATTCATCCAGTTCGACAAAAAAATCCGTTACACAGAATTCATTTAAATgtgttaattaaaataaaattctatcgaaaCTACCCGTAACGATGAGTGGTCGTTTCGGTTGAATATTTTCTCTCGTATTACTCTATTAGATTCCACTGATTCTTGGTTCTTCGAAAAATGTCTACgttaattagaaaaataaaccgTTACACCCAATGGTGTACGAAATCGAAATTGCCATTGAAAAGACAACGGTTTGTATTTCACTTTTGCCGCGGATCATCCTCGAGTATTATAATCACACTGTTATTACctatattactattattatagaATCGAGGCACCACGCTGGGCGTAGTAACGGGCAATTTTCCAATTACTCGCGAAACAGTAGGAATCACAAATTGAAAGATTTCTAATAAAATCTTCTTTAACTTTAGCGTCGCCAAAATTAATTACCAAAGTATTTTCGTCCATCAAGTGGTATTAAGATATCCTCtgtgtaattatttaattacgtGAACGAGAAGAGATTGAATTCCGTGTAAGAGCAAAAATATCGCGAGCCTGAAATCTGTCATAAAAGCAAAAATATAGAGTAGTTCCGTGTGTATTACTCGTTAGAGTGCGAGGCCCACCGGCCGAGAATTAAAAGATTATCTCCATACTTCAGCGTTCCCACCATTTACGACCAACGACttgtattaatgtaataaaacGGTGTCATCAATTAGCCCTTTCACGGGACGCGAATTCAGCTCTCCGGTAATAATAAACGTAAATCCTGATCCCGCGTTCGGCAATGGTCACGGAAAGATACAGAGATAAGGTGGCAGCTGCCGCGTGTAACGAAATCGCTTTCATGGCTTTAAGGTGGGTCCAGAGTGGTACACGGAACGCAACGCTTGCTTCGCTCGACGAAGACTACTGTAAAACCTAAAGCCACGTTCCTGC includes these proteins:
- the Mvd gene encoding mevalonate diphosphate decarboxylase, coding for MNTVTCIAPVNIAVIKYWGKRDETLILPANDSISATLDTDQLCAKTTVMISPHFKEDCMWLNGNKEDIRSPRLQNCLAEIRKRAARSDLSRQWKIHICSENNFPTAAGLASSAAGYACLVVALAKLYEVEGDISSIARIGSGSACRSVLGGFVRWHMGSEPNGIDSIAKQIVPASYWPEMRILILVVNDLKKKVSSAIGMRRSMKTSELLKHRVKHIVPEMTNKMQEAIIKRDFKTFAELTMKDSNQMHAVVLDTYPPCTYMNDISHAVVDLIHSYNNAVNDTKVAYTYDAGPNTTLYLLENNVPEIMGILDYFFPPLQDNLVEYRKGLPIEVIKPSQDLLSKINVQKHAPGCFKYTIYTRVGDGPKYLLDSKDHLLDNQGWPIKRV
- the LOC143148701 gene encoding uncharacterized protein LOC143148701 isoform X1, giving the protein MLLRPSYGSFFLYSTISEARRLLRDAYIVFSSVSFSVVPAVRSRGRSARFREAPCTPCTIVVRTALRGPVQITPTVDRTGIILKTGWYVCILRARSGNVSLMNRHLSEQWTGVSSKSSVNNRIFSESINPDEF
- the LOC143148701 gene encoding uncharacterized protein LOC143148701 isoform X2 translates to MQLNGGRQASQPGEICTHSGSAVGEGPTTLTPHGADYIHSPTHRPSDLSLFLETDDRVTRSP